ACTGTCGGTGGAGTTGTCGTCCGCGCCGGGCGGCGTCGCCACCGGCCTCACCGCGCAGGCCCTCGTGGTGGAGGTCAACGCGTGGCGGGCCGCGCACGGTCTGGCCCCCGTGACGTGGGACCCGGAGCTGGCGCGTGGATCCCAGGAGTGGAGCGACCACATGGCCGCCACGTCCGACCTGCACCACGCCGAGGGCGGGTACGGCGGCGAGGTCCTCTACCTCACGTGGGGCCACGACCCGGAGACGGCGGTCGCCGGCTGGATCAACTCCCCGGCGCACAACGACATCCTCCTGGGCGAGCGCTTCACCCGCATCGGCATCGGCATCGCGCGCAGCGCCGACGGCGCGGACTACGTCACGGGGCGGTTCAGCTGACGGGGGCTTCGGCGGGGTAGGGGCGAGCCTGTGAGTCAATGGCGCATGGTGTTCCATAGCGCGCCCGGCATACGGCAGAAGTCGGCCGACAAGTGCGCTTGGGATGCTGCGCGCGTCATGTCTTTTGCCTATCTGTAGCGCTACTAATGCAACCGAGGTAGTGTCGAGGATGTCCTACGGTGGACATCATGAAGCAATGAGCCATGACGGGAGCTGTTGTGGCTGACCATCCGGAATGTCCGGAGGTATTCGGGAAAGGGATTCGGGAAGTAGATGGCTAGGGACAGTGTTCCGACGATTGACGAATTTCGGCCGGTTGTCTTGCGGGTGCTTCTGGATGGGAAAGAACGCCGGGTTCGAGAAATTGTCGAACTTGTCGCCAATGACATCGGTCTTTCTGCGGAGGCTCGTGAGGAAAAGGTATCTTCGGGCCTTCATCGGTATGTGAACCGTATTACCTGGGCTTGTTCCGGGCTGACATTTGCTGGTCTCCTCGACCGCCCAAAGCGGGGACATTATCGTATCACTGACGACGGTAAGGATGTTGGTAAGCGTGGTTTGGCGAGCTATTCTGAAAAGGATATGCTCGAATGGTCTGCCTGGCGGGCATATCAGCAGGAGGTAGCTGCTCGAAGGAAGAGTTCTCCGGAGGATTCGGACGTTGTTACCGGTGACGACGCCGATCCAATCGATGTTATGCACAGTGCAGAGCATGACTTCAATAATCAAACTGAGACTGCGTTGCGTAAGCGTCTGCAGGAATCGTCACCGGAGTTCTTTGAGAAGGCTGTCATCGAGCTCCTGTGGGCGATGGGGTACGGGGGTGCTCACGGTGAGAAAGAGCATGTCGGCCGTTCCGGTGACGGGGGTATTGACGGTATTATCCGTCAGGATGCGCTGGGTTTGTCCAGCATCTACATTCAGGCTAAACGTTATGCCGACGGGAACAGGGTTGGTGGTCTGGAGATGCGGAACTTTATGGGCTCCCTGGTCAATAGGGGCGGAAACCTGGGTGTGTTCATCACGACGTCGACTTTCCTGAACGCCGCGAAAGAAGCTGCGGCAGTGTACCCGCACGGCACGATCATTCTCATCGACGGGCTACAACTGACAAGCTTGATGCTGGACTACGGGGTTGCGGTCAACACGGCGCGTCAGTTCACCCTCTATGAGATCGACGACGACTTCTTCGAGGATGGCACCGCCTGACGCGGCCGCGCCAAGTCCTGCGGCTAGTACTTGTTGCTGACCGGCTGGGCGAATGTCTTGAGGTCCTCCCAGGAGTCAGCTTTGGCGATGTCGCTCTCATATGCGATGAGGTAGCCCCAATGCTGACCCGCATAGTCGTCGTTCACGGCGAGTCGCCGGACGAGTGTCTCGGCTGCACGCCGTTTGGCCTGGACTGTGTCGTCGTCCCGGCCGTGTTCGGCCTTGCCCTCGATGATCCAGTGCACACCGTCGGCGTCACACGCGACGAAATCTGGGTAGTATCTGTCCATCTTGTTGTAGTACACGAAGGCTTTGTCCTGCCGGTGAAGGCGGTGCCACCACTTGATCCCCGGTGACGTGTTCAGCAGACGGGCGAGTTCGTATTCACCGGAGAACGAGTCGAAGGACTCCGCGGGGAACAGTGACTTGAACCAGCCGCCGTACACCCTGTTGCGGACGAACTGCCCGCGGGTCTCGATCTGGTCGTGAACTCTCTCCCCGAGGGGGAGTGTGTGCCCCGGCCCGGGCAAGGTTCTGGGCTCAATGGCCGGCACGTCGTGGGTGGACCGCAGCGCGTCGTCCGTGAAGTCTTTGACGAGCTTCCGGATCTCGGTCTCGGCAGACGCCACGGACTTGGCGGTCCATCCGGTGAAGCTGACGTTCTTCATGAACTGCGGGACCAGCAGCGTCGTCACAAAGCGGCGTGCGTCCGGGCTCCTTTTCACCAGTGGCATGTTCATCACCAGGGTGACTAGTGCCTCCTGTGCAACGGAGTCATCGACCCGGATGGAGTCGACTTCGGCGCTCTCGCGGTCCTCGACCCGCAACTTCTTTCCGAGCGCGGCGATGATCTCCTTCCGCAGCAGCACATCGCCGGCTGAGGTGACCCGGGATGCTGCGTCCTTGATCATGGTCTCGGTGATGGTGAAGAGGTCGACGGGCGGTTGGACGCGTTTGATCGTGGTCACCGGGAACTGGTACGTGACGTCAGCGAGGGACGGGTTGCGCTCGATCGTGACCAGCTCCCACTCCTGGCCGGTTCCGTGGCCGGTCCCGGCGGCGTCGGAGTCTGTGATGGAGCGGATCCCGAGGCCCGGCAGGCCCCGTCCTTCGTTGTCCTGTCCGCCGATCGGTACCGGAGCCGGGGGAGTCTCACGGCCTGCCTGGTTCGCACCCGGGGCCTGGTCGCCGTCGTCGATGGAATTTTCCGGGTCAGGGTGCGCGCCGGTGGCTTCGGCGGCGGTGCGGATCGCCTCGTCGACGGCGGCCTTGCTCGCCTGGGCGACGGCGTCGTCCAGCCCGAACTGCTGAAGAACGTTTTCGGCATTGAGCAGCTCGGTGAAGGACTGGTGGGCGATGATGTCGAGCTGGTCGATCTGCCACACGTCCGTGTAGCGCCCGAAGGGAAGCCGCAGGCCGCGTCCCATCGTCTGCTGGGTCAGCACCTCGGAGGACATGGCGCGGAGAGTGACGACGACGGCGATGTTCTTGACGTCCCACCCCTCCTTGAGTTTGTTCACGCTCACCACCGCGCGGACCGGGGAGTCCGGGCGGTCGAGCTCGTTGAGGCGACGTTGCGTGAGCTCGTCCTCGTGCTTGGAGTCCACCTGGAGAACGGCGTCCGCCCGGCCCAGGTACTCCGGGGTGCGCAACAGGTCGGCGACCTGGGTGGCATGGTCGACGTCGGAGCAGACGACGAACGCGACGGCGTTGACCTGGTCGCGGTTGTGGCTGGCGGCGTAGGACTCGTAGTAGGCCTGCTTGATGTCCCGCAACTGCAGGGCGTCGCGGAGCTGCTGTTCCTCCGATGCCTGGTCGGTGCCGTACCCGGCTTTGCGGAACGCCAGGACAGGGGCCTTGACGTACTTGTCCTGGATCGCCCGGTAGAGCGGGTAGTTGTAGATGACGTGGTCGGTCGCGCGGTTCGCTGACGCGGTCAACCCGACGGTGACGGCGGGGTCGAGCTCGGTGAGTGCGGCGTTGAAGGCGACGGCGCTGGACCCGTACAGGTGTGACTCGTCGGCGATGACGACTAGGTCGTCGAGGTCCCTGAGGTAGTCGAAGAGCACGCCCGCGTTTTCGTCGAAACGCCGCGGCTTGCGCCGCATGGCGTCCTGGTTGGTGCCGTGAGTGTCCCCGTCCGCGGACTTCGGTGCGATGAGCTGCTGGATGTTGAAGATGAAGGCCAGCGACGGGATGTCCCGGCCGAACATCAGCTGTGCCGATCCGTTCTGCCGGGTGATCCAGGCGGAGTAGTCCTGCGGGGTGACAATGTCGGGCGGGACGGAGGAACCGGTGATGTACCGGGGCGAGCCGGGGCTGAAGTTCTGCACCGTCTTCGCCTGGACTGTTTTACCTGGCGTGACGATGACGACGTTGCCGACGCCGTGCCGGCGCAGGTATTCGATGAACGCGGCCATGAGGTACGTCTTGCCCACGCCGGTCGCGAGGGAGAGCACCTGCATCACCGCCGGGTCGTAGTCGCCGGCAAGGGTGGAGATGAGCTGGCGCAGTGCCTCTTTGTTCGGCTCGCGGAGATCGAATTCGGAACTGATCGACTCCAGCATGTCGGAGTCGTAGGTGATGTTGAGCCTGGTTCCCATCACTGGTCACCACCTTCGCTGTAGTGGAACAGGTCATCGGGCAGGGCCACAATGCGTGATCCCTTGACTGTCTTCCGTAGGTGTTCGCGGGCTCCGTCCATGACCGCGGTCGCTGCCAGGACGATGGTTTCTCCTGGTTCGATGTGGGGGGTCAGCCAGTCGATGATGTCGTCGGTGGCGACGCCTTCGAAGACCTTGAGGACGGCGGTGCCTCGTCGGGCATCGAAGACGGAGACGTCGTCGGCGTCCAGCAGTGTGAATCCGAGGTTGGCTGCCACCGATTCAATGAGGGTCTGCCCGGTTGCCGCCTCGGTGAGCATCACCCGGTCCAGTGCGGGGTCGTAGTCGAAGCAGGCGGGTGACAGGTGGGCGACCCGGAAACCGCCACCGCCGCGCCAGTTGAGCACCTCCTTGGTGCGCTTCGTCTTCGCCGCCGCTTTCAGCGCCTTCACCCGCGGGTCGTTCTTCGCGTCGGGGTCGTCCTTGATGAGCTTGTTGAGCACGCTGGTGAACTTCGCGGCGTCCTCGGGGCTCACACCCTCGGGCAAGCCGTCCGCGGTCGCATCGACGCGTTCGCCCTTCGTCCGGGTGATCCCGCCCGGATCTTGATCGGTGACGACCTTCTCCAAGCGAGGCCGCGTGAACGTGGAGAACGTGTCCTCCAGGAGCTCGCATGTCACCCAGCGACGCCCCATCTTCTGCGCTACCGCCGCCGTCGTACCCGACCCAGCAAACACGTCCAGCACAATGTCACCCGGATTGGAACCGATATGAATAATCCGCTCCAGAAGGCGCTCGGGCTTGGGGGTTGAAAACGCGTTCAGCCCCGGAAACAGTGAAGTGATCTCCTTTTTGGCCCCTCGGTTGTGCCCCACGTCTTCCTTTGTCCACCATGTCTGCGCAGCGCGATCTGAGGCGATTTCGTCAAGGTACTTCTTCATCTTTAGGTTCCCGGACCCACCACGGGTGAAGTACAAGCGCGGGAGTGGCCCGCCGGCATAGATGTCGGACGATGTACGAAGCGGCTCATCTAACACAAGGTCGAGCACGTCTTCGCGCAAACGAGACATAGGAATCCCTGTTGCCCGTTCTCTATTGACGAGGTCAGGAGCGACAGCTTTGTAAGAAGCAGTCTCCGATAGAAACTCAAGAACCGACTTCTGAGCATTGCTCCATACGCGCCCGCGGGCGGGGTAGACCAGTTCACCAGTCACGGGGTTCTGGATTCCATAAACGCCTGGGTGTTGAAAGGCTCCGCGGTCTGCTCCCGGCGCGGCTGGATCGCCAGAAATCCAAGCACGTGGATCACCATCAGGTGACCCATAGAGAGCATCTCTGCTGGCCAACCGCGGTAACCGATTCGCCGAAAACTCGCTGGTTTTCTTGTAAACAAGGATCACGTCTTGGTCTACCGATAGTCCATCGCCATCAGAACGAGGTGAGTCGGCCTTTTGCCACACGACTTCCGCAACAAATGATCCACCACCAAAGGTCTCATCCAGCAGTAGCCGCATTCGGTGATTCTCGGCGTAGTCGAGGTGCACCCAGATGGATCCGTCGTGGGCGAGGAGCCGCTTCATGTGCATGAGGCGGTCGCGCATCATGGTCAGCCAGATGGAGTGTTCGAGGTTGTCCTCGTAGCTGGCGAAGGTCTGGGCCGTGTTGAACGGCGGGTCGATGTAGATCAGTTTGACCTTGCCCACGTACTTCTCGGCCAGTTCGGGCACCCGGGTGAGTGCTTCGAGGACGTCGCCGGATTCGCCGAGGATGAGCAGATTGTCGTCCTGGGGTGTCAGGTCGGCGCGTTCGGAGTACTCGAACTCATCCGACTTCGGCGTCTGCTCGCCACGGACGTGGTCGTCGTAGACGAGGGTGTGGGTCTCGCAGTAGCGCGGGTCCGAGGGGTCCACCCACGTGTAGCCGTATTTCCCGGTCTCGGTGGGGATGAGTGCTTTGTCCTTGTTGTACCAGGTGAGCTGGAGGCGGTCGTGGTGAGGCGTCGTCCGGGTACAGGATGGGACAGCAGGGGTGGAGCCATTCACCCTGCAGACGCTAGCAGGAGTGAAGCTGATCTTGGGGTGTGATCGCGGACCCGGGGACGCTCAGCCGGTCACCCGCTGACTGTGCCCGCGACGCTGCAGGTCATCCCCTCCGCGGGAGGGCCTTCACCCGCCGCTCACCCCCACGCGGATCACGCCCCTCGTCCACCCCCACGGGGCGCAGGCCCCTCGTCCACCCCCACGCGGATCACGCCCGCGCCACCCCCACCCGCCACTCACCCGAGGTCGGCCACGCGCCCACGCTCGGTCTCCGCGACGGCGTCCAGCTCCGCCGCCGCGTCGTCCACGACGACCACGGACCCGCCGACGACGAGGGGGAGGAGCCGGCGCGTCATGGTGGCGGCGTCGTCCCACCCCGGGACCACCACCCGCGGCGCGTCCCCGAGCTGCGCGACCACGGCCCCCGCCTCCCTCCGCAGGTGCTCCTCCGTGACCTCCACGCGCCCCCCGGCGGGGGAGAGCCCCCGGTAGAGCACCCCGCCGGTCGCCTCGGCGCCGAGGAACGCGTCCGGCTGCACCCGCAGCTCGGGGGCCATGTCCGTCACCCCGAACGGCACCTCGCCGCCGCTCTCCGCCACGCCCCGCCCGAACGGGTCGGACGAGAGCAGGAGGATCTCGTCGGCGTCCTCGAGATCCCCGCCGATCCCCGGGAGGTCATCGGTCACGACGACGCCCACGTGCTCCCCGGCCCCGGCCCCCGAACCGTCGGTGACGGTCGCCCCGATGCGCCAGCAGCCGAGGGTGACGACGAGCGGCATCCACCCCGTCGACGCGAGGACGGCGACGGCGTCGCCCCGGCCGACCCCCGTCGCGGCCAGCAGGTTCGCGACCTTCGCCGCCCAGTTGTCCGCCGTCGCGGCGCTGAGCTCCATGCGGCCGGCGGCGGTGTACGTGGTGATGCGCGGGGACCCGGGGTCCTGCGCGATGAGCGGTGCCATGAGATCCATGCCCGCCAGGGTAGCGGCCGCGCGGGCCCGGGCCGGCGGCGCGGTCACGCGGTCACGCGGCGCGGGGCCGCCGCCAGGTCACGCCGCGAGTTCACGCAGCGCGGTCACGCGGCTAGTTCACGCAGCGCGGCCCGTCGCTGCCCGCGTCGATCGTCGGGGACGTGCTCTCGCTGGTGGTGGACCCGGACGCCGGGGTGTCGCCCGGCGTGCCGACGACGTCCCCCGTCGGCGAGGCCGCCCCGCCGCTGCTGTCCGTCGTGTCCGTCGTCCCCGTGTCACCGTCCGCGGTCGCGGCCGCGCCGACGGTGTCCGGCGCACCGGGCGCGCCCGGCCCGGTGTACGTCCCGGACAGGGTGACGCTCACCTGGCCCGGGGCGAGCGACGGGTCCTCCACGACCGGCAGCCCGCCGAGCGCCCGGGCGATCGCCCGCGCCGCCGGGTCGGACGTGTCCGCCGCGTTGACCTGGCTCTCGCTCACACCCGTCTCCGTGCGGTTGCCGACCTCGCCGGTGGCGAAGCCCTGGCCGGCGAGCAGGTCGGACACGCTCGCCGCGAGGCCCGGGACCTCGCCGGCGTTGAGCACCGTCACGGTCGTCGCGGCGGCGTCGAACGGCGGGATCGGCTCCGTGTCCGACGGGGTCGCGGACGTCGCCGACGCGTCGGTGTCGTCGTCACCCAGGAGCGTGCGGAAGAAGGAGTGCACCTGGCGCGTGTCGACCGTGACCACCGACTCCCCGTTGTCCCCCACACCGTCGATGCTGGTCACGGGGATGGTCTGGAAGGTGACGTTGCCGCCGGAGAGGTTCTGCATCTGCCCGGCGAGGCCCATGACGTCCCAGCCGGAGTCCAGGGTCACCGACCGCTGCACCGCCTGGTTGATGTCCCCGAGCTTCCCCGGGTCGGTGAGCGTCCGCGAGCTGAGGATCTTGCTCGTCAGGCTCGCCATGTACGCCTGCTGGCGGGTGATGCGGTCGAGGTCGCCGCGCGGCAGGCCGTGCCGCTGGCGGACGAAACTCAGCGCGTCCGGGCCGGACAGGGTCTGGCGGCCGGCGGGGAAGTGCGCGCCGGAGAAGTCGTCGTCCACCGGGTTGTTGAGGCACACGTCCACGCCGCCGACGGCATCCGTGAGCAGCACGAACCCCAGCAGGCCGACCTCCGCGTAGTGGTCGACCGTGATGCCGGTGAGGTTCGACACCGCGGAGACCAGGGCCTTCCGGCCGGTCTCGGTGGAGTCCTTCTCGACGCGTTCCTCGTCCGTGATCCCCGCGGACGCGAGCTTCTGCGTCTTCTCGTACTTCGCCGTGCCGTACACGGCGTTGAGCTTGGTGTTCCCCAGGTCCTGGGTGTGGATGTACGTGTCGCGGGGGAGGGAGACCGCGGTGGCGGAGGAGCCGTCGTTCGGGACGCGGATGAGGATCATCGTGTCCGTGTTCGTCGCGTCCTCCTCGTCACCCGCCCAGAGCATGTCGATCTCCTCCTGGGACAGGGGCTTGCCCTTCGCGTCCTTCCGGGAGTCGATGCCGACGAGCAGGATGTCCGTCGCCCCGTCCGCGTGCGACCCGAGGTCCAGGCCGTTCGCCTGGGCGAGGTCCCCGCCGAGGCGGCCGATCGTGGAGTAGGCGTAGCCGCCGGCGATGAGCAGCACCACGCACAGCGCCCCGAGGACGGTCTTCAGCACCGCCGAGCCCGCCTGCCGCGGGGAGGTGGGGCCCAGCGGCGCCGCCTGGATTCTGCGGGAGCGGCGGGGAGCGTGGTGACGGCCGGTGGACCGGCCGGCCCGGTTCGCGTCGTTGTCGCTCATCATCTCCCTCACGGTGTACCAGTAGTGGGTGGTCCGGTGCGGCGGGTTCCGTCGCCGGGCAATGGCATGTGATCTTACCCCTGCGTGCACGGATCAGGACAGCCCGCGCGCGGGGACGCACGCGGAGCGGCCGGGACGGGCGCGGCGGCGCGGGGGATCGCAGGCGGACAGGACAGACCGTCCGGTGGACGTCCCACCGGTCGGACGGGCCGGCCGGGCCCCGGGGTCACGGCCGACGGGAGGAGGCTCACGTGCACGAGGGAGTCGAGGGGTTCGACGCCGCCACCGCCGCAGGTGGTGCGCGCCGCGGTGCGCGGGACGCGCAGGTCGGTCGCGGTGTCCGGGGCGGGGCTCCCACGGTCCTCGTCACGGGTGCGACCGGGCAGGTCGGCCGAGAGCTCACCGCCCGGGCCCGGGGCGCGGTCCCGGTCACCCGCGCGGAGTGCGACCTGCGCGAGGTCGCCCGGACCGGGGACGCGGCGTGGCTCGTCCGCCGGCTGCGGGAGGCGGACGGCGGGGCCGGCCGGGCGGTCGTGAACCTCGCCGCGTGGACCGACGTCGACGGCGCGGAGGACCCGGCCCACGCCGCCGAGGTCGAGGCCGTCAACGCCGTCGCCCCGGGGATCCTCGCGGCCGCGTGCGCCGACGCCGGTGTGCCCTTCGTCCACGTCTCCACCGACTACGTCTTCGGCGGGGACACCGACCCTGCCACGACGCCCCGCCGCCCGTGGCGCGTCGACGACCCGCCCGCGCCGCTCAACGTCTACGGCGCGACGAAACGCCGCGGCGAGGAGGCCGTCCTCGCCCACGGCGGGACCGTCGTCCGCACGTCGTGGGTGTGGTCCGGCCCGCACGCCCCCGGCCGGGACTTCGTCGCCACGATGGCGTCCCTCGCCGGGCGGGGCGTCGACCCGAGGGTCGTCGACGACCAGTGGGGGAGACCCACCTTCGCCGCGGACCTCGCCGCGGGGCTGGAGCGTCTCGTCGTCCACCTCCTCGACGGCGGGGACGTCCCGGGCGGGATCCTCCACCACACCAACTCCGGCGAGCCTGTGACCTGGTACGACCTCGCCCGGGAGGTGTTCCGCCGCACCGGCCACGACCCCCGGCGGGTGACCCCGTGCCCGACGTCCGGCTACCCGACCGTCGCGCCGCGTCCCGCGTGGTCGGTCCTCGACCTCGGGCCGTGGACCGACCTGCTCGGGGAGCCGCCCGCGTGGCAGGACGGGCTGGAGCGGGGCCTTCGGTAGGGTGACCCGCGTGGCCACCGACGCACCGAACACCGACGCACCGAACACCCCCGCACCGCCCGTGACAGGCACCTCCGCCGGGTCCGCGGCCGGGTCCGCCGGGAGCACGACCGGCTCCGCGGCCGGGCCCGCCGGCTCCGCCGACACCGTGACCGGCCCGGGCGACGCCCCGCTCGCCGTCATCACCGTCACGTACTCCCCGGGGGAGCACCTCACGGCGTTCCTCGACTCGGTCCCCGCGGCCGTCACCGGCGGGGCGGTCGTCCTCATGGCGGACAACGGCTCCACCGACGGTGCCCCCGAGGCCGCCGCCGCAGCCCGCGACGACGTGGAGTTCCACCCCACCGGCGGCAACATCGGCTACGGCTCGGCGGTCAACCACGCCGCCCGGCTGCTCGCCGACCGGCGCGCGGCGGGGGAGGTCGACGGCGAGTTCTTCATCGTCTCCAACCCGGACGTCGTGTTCACCCCGGGCTCGGTGGACCGGATGATCGAGGTCGCGCGGCGTCGCCCCCGCGCCGGCGCGGTCGGGCCGCTCATCCGCGAGGGCGACGGCTCCGTCTACCCCTCCGCCCGCGCCGTTCCGGAGCTCGTCAGCGGCATCGGCCACGCGCTGCTCGCCCCGGTGTGGCCCGGCAACCCGTTCACCGCCCGCTACCGCAACGACGCCGACATGGACCGCGAGCGCACCGCCGGCTGGCTGTCCGGGTCCTGCCTGCTGCTGCGGTGGGACGCGTTCGACGAGGTCGGGGGGTTCGACGAGCGCTACTTCATGTACATGGAGGACGTCGATCTCGGCGACCGGCTCGGGCGGGCCGGGTGGGAGAACGTCTTCACCCCGGCCGCGGAGATCAGTCACGCGCAGGGCCACGCGGCCGGGTCCCACCCGGAGACGATGCTGCCCGCGCACCACGACAGCGCCTACCGCTTCCAGGCGGACCGGCTCGACGCGTGGTGGCAGGCCCCGGTGCGGTGGGTGCTGTGGGCGGGGCTCAAGGCCCGGTCGGCCGTCGCGGTCGCCGCGGCGCGCCGGGCGCGGCGCTGACTGGGGGGAGACGGGCGCCGACCGCGGGGGAGCGGCGGCGCTGGGCGC
The sequence above is drawn from the Corynebacterium bovis DSM 20582 = CIP 54.80 genome and encodes:
- a CDS encoding CAP domain-containing protein — translated: MLVGVSTLASAATAAGPVASAEPVSAAPVSSVSPALSVELSSAPGGVATGLTAQALVVEVNAWRAAHGLAPVTWDPELARGSQEWSDHMAATSDLHHAEGGYGGEVLYLTWGHDPETAVAGWINSPAHNDILLGERFTRIGIGIARSADGADYVTGRFS
- a CDS encoding restriction endonuclease, with protein sequence MARDSVPTIDEFRPVVLRVLLDGKERRVREIVELVANDIGLSAEAREEKVSSGLHRYVNRITWACSGLTFAGLLDRPKRGHYRITDDGKDVGKRGLASYSEKDMLEWSAWRAYQQEVAARRKSSPEDSDVVTGDDADPIDVMHSAEHDFNNQTETALRKRLQESSPEFFEKAVIELLWAMGYGGAHGEKEHVGRSGDGGIDGIIRQDALGLSSIYIQAKRYADGNRVGGLEMRNFMGSLVNRGGNLGVFITTSTFLNAAKEAAAVYPHGTIILIDGLQLTSLMLDYGVAVNTARQFTLYEIDDDFFEDGTA
- a CDS encoding DEAD/DEAH box helicase; this translates as MGTRLNITYDSDMLESISSEFDLREPNKEALRQLISTLAGDYDPAVMQVLSLATGVGKTYLMAAFIEYLRRHGVGNVVIVTPGKTVQAKTVQNFSPGSPRYITGSSVPPDIVTPQDYSAWITRQNGSAQLMFGRDIPSLAFIFNIQQLIAPKSADGDTHGTNQDAMRRKPRRFDENAGVLFDYLRDLDDLVVIADESHLYGSSAVAFNAALTELDPAVTVGLTASANRATDHVIYNYPLYRAIQDKYVKAPVLAFRKAGYGTDQASEEQQLRDALQLRDIKQAYYESYAASHNRDQVNAVAFVVCSDVDHATQVADLLRTPEYLGRADAVLQVDSKHEDELTQRRLNELDRPDSPVRAVVSVNKLKEGWDVKNIAVVVTLRAMSSEVLTQQTMGRGLRLPFGRYTDVWQIDQLDIIAHQSFTELLNAENVLQQFGLDDAVAQASKAAVDEAIRTAAEATGAHPDPENSIDDGDQAPGANQAGRETPPAPVPIGGQDNEGRGLPGLGIRSITDSDAAGTGHGTGQEWELVTIERNPSLADVTYQFPVTTIKRVQPPVDLFTITETMIKDAASRVTSAGDVLLRKEIIAALGKKLRVEDRESAEVDSIRVDDSVAQEALVTLVMNMPLVKRSPDARRFVTTLLVPQFMKNVSFTGWTAKSVASAETEIRKLVKDFTDDALRSTHDVPAIEPRTLPGPGHTLPLGERVHDQIETRGQFVRNRVYGGWFKSLFPAESFDSFSGEYELARLLNTSPGIKWWHRLHRQDKAFVYYNKMDRYYPDFVACDADGVHWIIEGKAEHGRDDDTVQAKRRAAETLVRRLAVNDDYAGQHWGYLIAYESDIAKADSWEDLKTFAQPVSNKY
- a CDS encoding site-specific DNA-methyltransferase is translated as MNGSTPAVPSCTRTTPHHDRLQLTWYNKDKALIPTETGKYGYTWVDPSDPRYCETHTLVYDDHVRGEQTPKSDEFEYSERADLTPQDDNLLILGESGDVLEALTRVPELAEKYVGKVKLIYIDPPFNTAQTFASYEDNLEHSIWLTMMRDRLMHMKRLLAHDGSIWVHLDYAENHRMRLLLDETFGGGSFVAEVVWQKADSPRSDGDGLSVDQDVILVYKKTSEFSANRLPRLASRDALYGSPDGDPRAWISGDPAAPGADRGAFQHPGVYGIQNPVTGELVYPARGRVWSNAQKSVLEFLSETASYKAVAPDLVNRERATGIPMSRLREDVLDLVLDEPLRTSSDIYAGGPLPRLYFTRGGSGNLKMKKYLDEIASDRAAQTWWTKEDVGHNRGAKKEITSLFPGLNAFSTPKPERLLERIIHIGSNPGDIVLDVFAGSGTTAAVAQKMGRRWVTCELLEDTFSTFTRPRLEKVVTDQDPGGITRTKGERVDATADGLPEGVSPEDAAKFTSVLNKLIKDDPDAKNDPRVKALKAAAKTKRTKEVLNWRGGGGFRVAHLSPACFDYDPALDRVMLTEAATGQTLIESVAANLGFTLLDADDVSVFDARRGTAVLKVFEGVATDDIIDWLTPHIEPGETIVLAATAVMDGAREHLRKTVKGSRIVALPDDLFHYSEGGDQ
- a CDS encoding TIGR03089 family protein, with amino-acid sequence MDLMAPLIAQDPGSPRITTYTAAGRMELSAATADNWAAKVANLLAATGVGRGDAVAVLASTGWMPLVVTLGCWRIGATVTDGSGAGAGEHVGVVVTDDLPGIGGDLEDADEILLLSSDPFGRGVAESGGEVPFGVTDMAPELRVQPDAFLGAEATGGVLYRGLSPAGGRVEVTEEHLRREAGAVVAQLGDAPRVVVPGWDDAATMTRRLLPLVVGGSVVVVDDAAAELDAVAETERGRVADLG
- a CDS encoding LCP family protein, with amino-acid sequence MMSDNDANRAGRSTGRHHAPRRSRRIQAAPLGPTSPRQAGSAVLKTVLGALCVVLLIAGGYAYSTIGRLGGDLAQANGLDLGSHADGATDILLVGIDSRKDAKGKPLSQEEIDMLWAGDEEDATNTDTMILIRVPNDGSSATAVSLPRDTYIHTQDLGNTKLNAVYGTAKYEKTQKLASAGITDEERVEKDSTETGRKALVSAVSNLTGITVDHYAEVGLLGFVLLTDAVGGVDVCLNNPVDDDFSGAHFPAGRQTLSGPDALSFVRQRHGLPRGDLDRITRQQAYMASLTSKILSSRTLTDPGKLGDINQAVQRSVTLDSGWDVMGLAGQMQNLSGGNVTFQTIPVTSIDGVGDNGESVVTVDTRQVHSFFRTLLGDDDTDASATSATPSDTEPIPPFDAAATTVTVLNAGEVPGLAASVSDLLAGQGFATGEVGNRTETGVSESQVNAADTSDPAARAIARALGGLPVVEDPSLAPGQVSVTLSGTYTGPGAPGAPDTVGAAATADGDTGTTDTTDSSGGAASPTGDVVGTPGDTPASGSTTSESTSPTIDAGSDGPRCVN
- a CDS encoding SDR family oxidoreductase, giving the protein MHEGVEGFDAATAAGGARRGARDAQVGRGVRGGAPTVLVTGATGQVGRELTARARGAVPVTRAECDLREVARTGDAAWLVRRLREADGGAGRAVVNLAAWTDVDGAEDPAHAAEVEAVNAVAPGILAAACADAGVPFVHVSTDYVFGGDTDPATTPRRPWRVDDPPAPLNVYGATKRRGEEAVLAHGGTVVRTSWVWSGPHAPGRDFVATMASLAGRGVDPRVVDDQWGRPTFAADLAAGLERLVVHLLDGGDVPGGILHHTNSGEPVTWYDLAREVFRRTGHDPRRVTPCPTSGYPTVAPRPAWSVLDLGPWTDLLGEPPAWQDGLERGLR
- a CDS encoding glycosyltransferase family 2 protein, producing MTGPGDAPLAVITVTYSPGEHLTAFLDSVPAAVTGGAVVLMADNGSTDGAPEAAAAARDDVEFHPTGGNIGYGSAVNHAARLLADRRAAGEVDGEFFIVSNPDVVFTPGSVDRMIEVARRRPRAGAVGPLIREGDGSVYPSARAVPELVSGIGHALLAPVWPGNPFTARYRNDADMDRERTAGWLSGSCLLLRWDAFDEVGGFDERYFMYMEDVDLGDRLGRAGWENVFTPAAEISHAQGHAAGSHPETMLPAHHDSAYRFQADRLDAWWQAPVRWVLWAGLKARSAVAVAAARRARR